From a single Sporosarcina oncorhynchi genomic region:
- the fliI gene encoding flagellar protein export ATPase FliI encodes MKKAEELIGSISKLNTFPKFGRVVRVVGLMIESQGPVSSVGDVCHIHLNNDKDSIILAEVVGFREEIVILMPYTSINDISSGCLVESTGKPLEVKVGMNLIGKVLDSMGNPIDKSALPKGLSTVSAEQEPPNVLSRMPINEKLAVGVKAIDGMLTVGNGQRVGIFAGSGVGKSTLLGMIARNTTADLNVIGLIGERGREVREFIERDLGPEGLSRTIVVAATSDQPALMRIKGAFTATAIAEYFRNKGMNVMLMMDSVTRVAMAQREIGLAVGEPPATRGYTPSVFSILPKLLERTGTNEVGAITAFYTVLVDGDDMNEPIADAVRGILDGHIVLDRTLANKGQYPAINVLKSVSRLMNHIASPDHVKAAEKLRELYYTYDKSEDLINIGAYKRGTSREIDEAIEFEPHITNYLKQSYKDNVSMEDSISELISLAPGGDSR; translated from the coding sequence ATGAAGAAAGCTGAAGAACTAATAGGATCTATTTCGAAATTGAATACATTTCCGAAGTTCGGACGCGTTGTTCGTGTTGTCGGTCTGATGATTGAGTCCCAAGGACCAGTAAGTTCAGTCGGGGACGTCTGTCATATCCATTTAAATAATGATAAAGATTCAATCATTCTTGCGGAAGTTGTTGGGTTTCGTGAAGAAATCGTTATCCTGATGCCCTATACAAGTATTAATGACATATCAAGTGGGTGTCTTGTTGAAAGCACTGGCAAACCATTGGAAGTTAAAGTCGGCATGAATCTGATTGGGAAAGTGTTGGACTCGATGGGGAATCCGATCGATAAAAGTGCATTGCCGAAAGGACTTTCTACTGTCAGCGCTGAACAGGAGCCTCCAAATGTACTTTCTCGTATGCCAATCAATGAAAAATTAGCGGTAGGTGTCAAAGCAATCGACGGGATGCTGACAGTTGGAAATGGACAACGTGTAGGCATATTTGCGGGTTCCGGTGTAGGGAAGAGTACGCTTCTCGGAATGATTGCGAGAAATACAACCGCAGATTTAAATGTCATCGGTCTTATCGGTGAGCGTGGACGAGAAGTGCGTGAATTTATTGAACGGGACTTGGGTCCAGAAGGATTGAGCCGCACGATAGTAGTTGCTGCTACATCAGACCAGCCAGCCCTCATGCGTATTAAAGGTGCTTTCACGGCAACGGCGATTGCAGAATACTTCAGGAATAAAGGCATGAATGTCATGCTAATGATGGATTCCGTCACACGAGTCGCAATGGCGCAGCGTGAAATTGGGCTTGCAGTCGGTGAACCGCCTGCCACGCGGGGGTATACCCCATCCGTTTTCTCCATATTACCAAAACTATTAGAACGGACAGGAACGAATGAAGTGGGTGCGATTACCGCTTTCTATACAGTTCTAGTTGACGGGGACGATATGAACGAACCAATTGCGGATGCTGTCCGCGGTATTTTAGACGGGCATATCGTGTTGGACAGGACACTTGCGAACAAAGGACAATATCCAGCCATAAACGTATTAAAGAGCGTCAGCCGTCTTATGAACCATATTGCCAGTCCGGATCATGTGAAAGCCGCAGAAAAACTTCGTGAATTATATTATACGTATGATAAATCTGAAGATCTCATCAACATTGGGGCGTACAAACGAGGTACATCGCGTGAGATTGATGAGGCAATTGAATTTGAACCACATATTACAAACTATTTAAAACAAAGCTATAAAGATAATGTGAGTATGGAAGATAGTATCAGTGAATTGATATCACTGGCTCCAGGAGGTGACTCACGTTGA
- a CDS encoding FliH/SctL family protein, translated as MPEYASRTEETLSREVFFLERDKMLKEARMTIEIEKANLEQLRQTALDDIRDMHSSWEKEKVQLQQAAYDEGFQVGYEEGRNKALAEMSDAVRIANEVTEHSKVNAIKYIEGQERVILELAMRTAERILGSVLDENDDTFITMVKRGLKEARESKEIKLYISMEDYENVSANRTELAAVFPPDIPFLIFANEDFEKSECMIETNQGRIVVSVDDQLIELKEKLVELMESGD; from the coding sequence ATGCCAGAGTACGCTTCAAGAACAGAGGAAACATTGTCGCGTGAAGTGTTTTTCCTGGAACGGGACAAGATGCTCAAAGAAGCGCGTATGACGATTGAGATTGAAAAAGCAAATCTTGAACAGTTGAGACAGACTGCGTTGGATGATATCCGCGATATGCATTCGTCTTGGGAAAAAGAAAAAGTTCAACTGCAACAAGCTGCTTACGACGAAGGCTTCCAAGTCGGTTATGAAGAAGGTCGCAATAAAGCATTGGCTGAAATGAGCGATGCGGTAAGAATTGCGAATGAGGTAACCGAGCATTCAAAGGTAAATGCCATTAAGTATATAGAAGGCCAAGAAAGAGTCATTCTCGAACTAGCGATGCGAACTGCTGAAAGGATTCTTGGATCTGTCCTGGATGAAAATGACGATACGTTCATCACAATGGTGAAAAGAGGCTTGAAAGAAGCAAGGGAATCGAAAGAGATTAAGCTCTATATCTCAATGGAAGACTATGAAAATGTGTCAGCGAACAGAACTGAACTTGCCGCTGTTTTCCCTCCAGATATTCCGTTTCTGATCTTTGCCAATGAAGACTTTGAGAAAAGTGAATGTATGATTGAAACAAATCAAGGGCGAATCGTTGTCAGTGTAGATGATCAATTGATTGAACTGAAAGAAAAACTCGTTGAACTAATGGAAAGTGGTGACTGA
- the fliG gene encoding flagellar motor switch protein FliG → MVKKDKGMTGKQKAALLLISLGPEVSAAVYKHLTEEEIERLTLEISGVKKVDSIVKDEIISEFHNIALAQDYISQGGIGYAKTVLEKALGKEHAQAIINRLTSSLQVRPFDFARRADPGQILNFIQNEHPQTIALILSYLDAEQAGMILSSLPQEMQADIAKRIAMMDSTSPEVISEIEAVLERKLSSTVTQDFSETGGVDAVVQVLNGVDRATEKTILDALEIQDPELAEDIRKRMFVFEDIVTLDNRSIQRIVRECENEDLVLSIKVSSEEVREILFKNMSQRMAESFQEEMEVMGPVRLRDVEEAQARIVSIIRRLEDSGEIIIARGGGDDVIV, encoded by the coding sequence GTGGTAAAGAAAGATAAAGGGATGACAGGCAAACAAAAAGCTGCACTCCTTCTCATATCTTTGGGACCGGAAGTTTCGGCGGCTGTCTATAAACATTTGACTGAAGAGGAAATTGAGCGGTTGACACTTGAAATTTCAGGTGTGAAAAAGGTCGATTCTATCGTCAAGGATGAAATTATTTCTGAATTCCATAATATAGCACTTGCTCAAGATTACATTTCGCAAGGCGGTATTGGTTATGCGAAAACTGTTTTGGAGAAAGCTCTTGGAAAAGAACATGCCCAGGCGATCATTAATCGTTTAACTTCATCACTGCAAGTTCGACCATTCGACTTTGCAAGAAGAGCAGATCCTGGTCAAATCTTAAACTTCATTCAAAATGAGCACCCGCAGACGATTGCTTTGATTTTGTCGTATTTGGATGCCGAACAAGCTGGTATGATCTTATCTTCTCTGCCTCAGGAAATGCAGGCGGATATCGCGAAAAGGATTGCCATGATGGATTCAACTTCACCTGAAGTAATCAGTGAAATTGAAGCTGTACTCGAGAGGAAATTGTCCTCGACTGTCACACAGGACTTCTCCGAAACAGGTGGCGTCGATGCAGTTGTTCAAGTGTTGAATGGTGTAGACCGCGCAACCGAGAAGACAATACTCGATGCGCTTGAAATCCAGGATCCCGAACTCGCAGAAGACATTCGAAAAAGAATGTTCGTATTCGAAGATATTGTCACGTTGGATAATCGTTCAATTCAGCGGATTGTCAGGGAATGTGAAAATGAAGACCTTGTCTTGTCCATTAAAGTGTCCAGTGAGGAAGTACGCGAAATATTATTTAAGAACATGTCCCAGCGGATGGCTGAATCATTCCAGGAAGAGATGGAAGTAATGGGTCCTGTGAGATTGCGTGATGTTGAAGAAGCACAAGCGAGGATTGTTTCCATCATCAGAAGATTAGAGGATTCAGGAGAAATCATCATAGCCCGCGGTGGAGGGGATGACGTCATTGTCTAA
- the fliF gene encoding flagellar basal-body MS-ring/collar protein FliF, translating into MNERLTKIRTDLQQYWSSRTKRQKTTYIASVISVIAIAALLTFFLSRTEYAPLYKDVSRAEIGRIKEQLDAQGIPSQVAPGGTSILVPKQQVDSLLVSLAAEGYPHTGMIDYSFFSQNAGFGTTDNEFNMIKLASMQTELGNLIKGIQGVKDANVMITLPTQSVFLNESVQSASAAIMLVTEPGHQFTEPQVNALYNLVSKSLPNLSTDDIKIINQYSESIELRSGSTGTNIVDQMDLKKSIESDLQRKVQMMLGTMIGQDKVIVSVTTDIDFKQENRQENLVDRVDEDLDSLAISVQRITESFSGDGAVVGGIPEGEDPTDNRTNYVEGNNANGDYDRLEETINNEVNRIRKDIVESPYKIRDIGIQVMIEPPDVEDMNSFTSTEEVKNILKAIISTSIDKTYVPATITDQYWEDKIAISTQVFNGKMIPVDSNAETKIPWWVYAIGAALLVVITILVVAFFRKRKRDQELEEQLIIEEQQVSLQIDDINTEQETEATLRKKQLEKMAKDKPEEFAKLLRTWIAED; encoded by the coding sequence ATGAATGAACGATTGACGAAAATTAGGACTGATTTGCAACAGTACTGGTCAAGTCGCACTAAAAGACAAAAAACAACATATATTGCTTCTGTAATTTCAGTTATCGCGATAGCCGCACTTCTGACTTTTTTTCTATCCAGAACTGAATATGCCCCTCTGTACAAGGATGTTTCGCGTGCTGAGATCGGCAGAATTAAAGAGCAACTTGATGCTCAGGGAATACCAAGTCAGGTAGCACCGGGTGGAACTTCGATTCTCGTACCAAAACAGCAGGTCGATAGTCTTCTCGTTTCCTTAGCTGCAGAAGGGTACCCTCATACGGGCATGATCGATTATTCGTTCTTCTCGCAGAACGCGGGATTCGGCACTACTGACAATGAATTCAATATGATCAAACTAGCTTCGATGCAAACAGAACTGGGTAATCTGATCAAAGGAATTCAAGGTGTTAAAGATGCAAATGTCATGATTACTTTGCCGACACAGAGTGTTTTCTTAAATGAGTCTGTACAAAGTGCAAGCGCAGCAATTATGCTTGTCACAGAACCTGGTCATCAATTTACAGAACCACAAGTTAATGCACTATATAATTTAGTATCTAAGAGCTTACCGAATTTATCGACGGATGATATTAAAATCATTAATCAATATTCCGAATCAATTGAACTAAGATCTGGGTCAACCGGTACGAATATCGTCGATCAGATGGATCTGAAAAAGAGCATTGAATCGGATTTGCAACGCAAAGTGCAAATGATGCTCGGTACGATGATTGGACAAGACAAAGTCATCGTCTCCGTTACGACAGATATTGATTTTAAACAGGAAAACAGGCAGGAGAATCTGGTTGACCGAGTTGACGAAGATCTTGATAGTTTAGCCATCAGTGTCCAGCGGATAACAGAATCGTTTTCCGGCGATGGAGCTGTAGTCGGTGGTATTCCTGAAGGGGAAGATCCTACCGATAACAGGACGAATTACGTTGAAGGAAATAATGCGAACGGTGATTACGATCGTCTGGAAGAGACCATTAACAATGAAGTAAACCGAATACGTAAGGATATTGTTGAAAGTCCTTATAAAATCCGGGATATCGGTATTCAAGTAATGATAGAACCACCTGATGTAGAAGATATGAATTCATTTACAAGTACAGAAGAAGTGAAAAATATTCTAAAAGCAATTATTAGCACATCGATTGATAAAACTTACGTGCCTGCAACGATCACAGATCAATATTGGGAAGATAAGATTGCAATTTCTACTCAAGTGTTTAATGGCAAGATGATACCGGTGGATTCCAATGCGGAAACAAAGATACCTTGGTGGGTCTACGCAATCGGTGCTGCACTGTTAGTCGTTATAACTATTCTAGTTGTAGCGTTCTTCAGGAAACGGAAACGTGATCAGGAACTTGAAGAGCAGTTAATCATCGAAGAACAGCAAGTGTCACTTCAAATAGATGACATTAATACTGAGCAAGAAACGGAAGCTACGTTACGTAAGAAGCAACTTGAGAAAATGGCGAAAGATAAACCTGAAGAGTTCGCTAAGCTGTTGAGAACTTGGATTGCCGAAGATTGA
- the fliE gene encoding flagellar hook-basal body complex protein FliE: MAIQSILNAQNTAALMKLDRSAQPTPYEAQQSFGTYLKDAIQEVNDVQVKSDVMTKRLIMGEDVDLHNVMITAQKATIALNATMEIRNKVVEAYQEIIRMPV, from the coding sequence ATGGCTATCCAATCGATCCTTAATGCCCAAAATACAGCCGCTCTCATGAAGTTGGACAGAAGTGCTCAACCGACCCCTTACGAAGCGCAACAAAGCTTCGGTACATACTTGAAAGATGCAATACAGGAAGTAAACGATGTGCAGGTAAAATCAGATGTCATGACAAAAAGACTGATCATGGGCGAAGATGTTGATTTGCACAATGTTATGATTACAGCGCAAAAAGCGACAATTGCACTCAATGCAACAATGGAAATCAGAAATAAGGTTGTAGAAGCGTATCAGGAAATCATACGTATGCCAGTCTAA
- the flgC gene encoding flagellar basal body rod protein FlgC, translating into MSIFHSLNTSASALTAQRLRMDVISSNMANIDSTRGKMVDGEWEPYRRKMVSFQPREGQFSTMLNLAMGTSRHGGVGEGVKISGIKEDTETPLKLVFDPTHPDANEEGYVQMPNVDPLREMIDLMSATRSYEANVTVLNANKAMLMKALEIGK; encoded by the coding sequence ATGTCGATATTTCATAGCTTGAATACGTCTGCTTCCGCATTGACAGCACAACGTCTTAGAATGGATGTTATTTCATCGAACATGGCGAACATTGATTCGACAAGAGGGAAAATGGTTGACGGGGAATGGGAACCATATCGTAGGAAAATGGTCAGTTTTCAACCGAGGGAAGGACAGTTCTCGACTATGCTAAATTTGGCGATGGGTACTTCACGTCACGGCGGTGTAGGAGAAGGTGTGAAAATTTCCGGTATTAAAGAAGACACGGAAACACCATTGAAACTAGTCTTTGATCCAACCCATCCTGATGCAAATGAAGAAGGGTATGTCCAAATGCCGAATGTGGACCCCTTAAGAGAAATGATTGATCTTATGTCAGCGACTAGATCCTATGAAGCGAATGTGACGGTATTGAATGCAAACAAAGCGATGCTGATGAAAGCATTGGAAATCGGCAAATGA
- the flgB gene encoding flagellar basal body rod protein FlgB, translating to MSIYGSTISMLEQGLNFSSTKGKAIAQNIANIDTPNYKAKNVNFKQTLQDVQQQSISAYRTNNLHFAFGSKVSQPGVSSYANFQYRQDGNGVDMDKEQADLAANQIYYNALVDRLNGKFGTLQNVIKGGR from the coding sequence ATGAGTATTTATGGATCAACAATATCTATGTTGGAACAGGGACTGAATTTTTCATCTACTAAAGGAAAAGCTATAGCGCAAAATATCGCAAATATCGACACGCCAAATTATAAAGCTAAAAATGTTAATTTTAAACAAACTTTGCAAGATGTTCAGCAACAATCGATTTCAGCATATCGTACAAATAACCTGCATTTTGCATTCGGTTCTAAAGTTTCACAGCCCGGTGTCTCGTCTTATGCAAACTTCCAGTATCGTCAAGATGGGAACGGCGTTGATATGGATAAGGAGCAGGCGGACCTTGCTGCCAATCAGATTTATTACAATGCGCTTGTCGATCGTTTGAATGGTAAATTTGGGACGTTACAAAATGTCATTAAAGGAGGAAGGTAA
- the codY gene encoding GTP-sensing pleiotropic transcriptional regulator CodY, which translates to MSLLAKTRKINAMLQETAGKQVNFNEMAAKLSSVIECNAFIVSRKGKLLGHEIHQQIENDRMKQMFEDRKFPEEYIKKIAEVNETSSNIDVYSDYTVFPEEERETFKAGLTTIVPIIGGGERLGTLILARLQQKFTEDDLILAEYGATVVGMEILRERGEEIEVEARSKAVVQMAINSLSYSEHEAIEHIFKELNGNEGLLVASKIADRVGITRSVIVNALRKLESAGVIESRSLGMKGTYIKVLNNKFLEELENQKN; encoded by the coding sequence ATGTCTTTATTAGCGAAAACTAGAAAAATTAATGCAATGTTACAAGAAACAGCAGGTAAGCAAGTGAACTTTAATGAAATGGCGGCGAAGTTAAGCTCGGTGATCGAGTGTAATGCATTCATCGTCAGCAGAAAAGGTAAACTACTTGGTCATGAAATTCATCAGCAAATTGAGAACGATCGTATGAAGCAAATGTTTGAAGATCGTAAATTCCCTGAAGAATATATAAAGAAAATAGCAGAAGTGAACGAAACATCTTCCAACATTGATGTTTACAGCGACTATACAGTATTTCCTGAAGAAGAGCGCGAAACGTTCAAAGCAGGTCTTACGACAATCGTTCCAATCATCGGTGGTGGCGAGCGACTTGGCACATTGATTTTAGCGCGTCTTCAGCAGAAGTTCACTGAAGATGATCTAATCCTTGCTGAATATGGCGCAACAGTTGTCGGTATGGAGATTCTTCGTGAAAGAGGCGAAGAGATTGAGGTTGAAGCACGTAGCAAAGCAGTCGTTCAAATGGCTATTAACTCATTGTCATACAGTGAGCATGAAGCGATTGAACACATCTTTAAAGAGCTTAACGGTAACGAAGGGCTACTTGTTGCTTCAAAAATCGCGGACCGTGTAGGTATTACACGTTCAGTTATCGTTAATGCTTTACGAAAGCTTGAAAGTGCCGGTGTCATTGAGTCTCGTTCACTCGGTATGAAAGGGACGTATATTAAAGTATTGAATAACAAGTTCCTTGAAGAACTTGAGAACCAAAAGAACTAA
- the hslU gene encoding ATP-dependent protease ATPase subunit HslU — protein MSRKQEMTPRQLTAYLDRYIVGQDAAKKAVAVAMRNRYRRSLLSDEEKSEVIPKNILMIGPTGVGKTEIARRIAKLVNAPFIKVEATKFTEVGYVGRDVESMIRDLTETGVRIIREDMRESVREQAEKLAEERLVELLVPEKKPKGNMQNPFEMLFGQKSPEPETNTAEVEELSRKRSQIEVRLASGELEEQMITVEVSSQQPSMFDALQGSGMEQMGANMQDALSSMMPKKMSKRKMKVKDARKVLQAEEADKLIDHDEIARNAVELTEQSGIIFLDEMDKIASRGNSSGSSADVSREGVQRDILPIVEGSSVSTKYGTVKTDYILFIAAGAFHMSKPSDIIPELQGRFPIRVELEKLTKDDFVRILKEPDFSLINQYEKLLATENVVIEFSDEAIERIAEIAFDVNDNTENIGARRLHTILEKLLEELSYEAADIGPATIKITEKYVDEKLKNIVKNKDLSHFIL, from the coding sequence ATGAGCAGAAAACAAGAAATGACACCACGCCAATTAACTGCTTATCTTGACCGTTACATTGTTGGCCAAGATGCTGCTAAGAAAGCTGTTGCAGTCGCTATGCGCAATCGTTACAGAAGAAGTCTTCTGTCGGATGAAGAAAAGAGCGAGGTCATCCCTAAAAACATATTAATGATTGGACCCACGGGTGTAGGGAAAACTGAAATTGCTCGAAGGATTGCGAAATTGGTAAATGCCCCTTTCATTAAAGTTGAAGCGACGAAGTTTACGGAAGTCGGTTATGTCGGCAGAGATGTCGAATCGATGATACGTGATCTGACAGAGACAGGCGTCAGGATCATTCGTGAGGATATGCGCGAGTCTGTAAGAGAACAGGCTGAAAAACTTGCTGAAGAGCGTCTAGTCGAATTGCTAGTCCCAGAGAAGAAACCTAAAGGCAATATGCAAAACCCATTTGAAATGCTGTTTGGTCAAAAATCGCCAGAACCTGAAACGAATACCGCAGAAGTGGAAGAGCTTAGCCGGAAACGCTCTCAAATCGAAGTTCGATTGGCTTCGGGAGAATTAGAAGAACAGATGATAACAGTAGAAGTTTCATCACAGCAGCCTTCAATGTTCGATGCGCTCCAAGGTTCTGGAATGGAACAAATGGGTGCCAATATGCAAGATGCTTTGTCTTCCATGATGCCTAAGAAGATGTCAAAGCGAAAAATGAAAGTGAAAGATGCACGTAAAGTCCTTCAGGCCGAAGAGGCAGATAAGTTGATTGATCATGATGAGATTGCGCGAAATGCGGTAGAGCTTACTGAGCAATCAGGAATTATTTTTCTTGATGAAATGGATAAGATTGCTAGCCGCGGTAACAGTAGTGGGTCTTCTGCGGATGTTTCGAGGGAAGGCGTTCAGAGAGATATTTTGCCAATTGTCGAAGGGTCAAGTGTATCAACAAAGTATGGAACGGTAAAAACCGATTATATCCTATTTATCGCTGCAGGTGCCTTCCATATGTCCAAGCCATCTGATATCATTCCTGAATTGCAAGGTCGTTTTCCGATTAGAGTAGAGCTTGAAAAACTGACGAAAGACGATTTTGTTCGAATCTTAAAGGAACCGGACTTTTCGTTGATTAATCAGTATGAAAAACTGTTGGCTACAGAGAATGTAGTTATAGAGTTTTCTGATGAAGCAATCGAACGAATTGCTGAAATCGCTTTTGATGTGAATGACAATACAGAAAACATCGGGGCACGACGTCTTCATACGATACTCGAAAAATTACTCGAAGAATTATCGTATGAAGCGGCAGACATCGGGCCTGCGACTATAAAAATAACAGAGAAATATGTCGACGAAAAGTTGAAAAATATCGTAAAAAACAAAGATTTGTCACATTTTATCTTATAA
- the hslV gene encoding ATP-dependent protease subunit HslV → MEFHATTIFAIRHNGVCAMSGDGQVTMGDSVVMKHTAKKVRRLFGDKILAGFAGSVADAFTLFDLFEGKLAEFNGNLERASVELAKEWRGDRILRKLEAMLLVADNDRLLLVSGTGEVIEPDDGILAIGSGGNFALAAGRALKKYSGDTLTAEQIARAALETASEICVYTNDRIIVEVLQ, encoded by the coding sequence ATGGAATTTCATGCTACAACAATTTTTGCTATCCGACATAACGGAGTATGTGCAATGTCGGGCGATGGACAAGTAACGATGGGTGATTCCGTTGTTATGAAACATACGGCGAAAAAAGTGAGAAGACTGTTTGGTGATAAAATACTTGCTGGATTCGCAGGTTCAGTTGCGGATGCCTTTACCCTTTTTGATCTTTTTGAAGGTAAATTAGCAGAGTTTAACGGCAATCTAGAAAGGGCATCTGTTGAACTCGCTAAAGAGTGGCGTGGTGACCGGATTCTTAGAAAACTGGAAGCTATGCTGTTGGTTGCTGACAATGATCGTCTGCTTCTTGTTTCGGGAACGGGAGAAGTGATTGAACCAGACGATGGTATACTCGCTATCGGCTCAGGTGGGAATTTCGCTTTAGCGGCTGGCAGAGCTCTGAAAAAGTATAGTGGTGATACATTGACCGCGGAGCAGATTGCAAGAGCGGCGCTTGAAACAGCTTCTGAAATTTGTGTCTATACAAACGACCGGATTATTGTGGAGGTACTTCAATGA
- the xerC gene encoding tyrosine recombinase XerC — MPEKIEPSAVLNEYISYIRLEKNYSSRTISEYENDIKEFYVFLSQEGLADLSSVEYSEARLYVTTLYDKGLSRMTISRKISSIRSLYKFCNARFGIDDNAFRLLYHPKKEQRLPAFFYEEELAALFSVGDGCSPKSLRNQALLELLYATGIRVSELVAISLRDIDNALGIVKVMGKGSKERYIPFGSFAMEALESYLAVGRPSLMKNKNHQNVFVNLRGDPITARGVRHVLNGMMEEAAIHRKIHPHMLRHSFATHMLSNGADMRTVQELLGHSQLSSTQVYTHITKEHLRKTYMNTHPRA, encoded by the coding sequence TTGCCGGAAAAAATTGAACCATCAGCAGTGCTCAATGAATACATATCCTATATACGCTTAGAGAAGAATTATTCATCCCGCACCATTTCAGAATATGAGAACGATATTAAAGAGTTCTATGTATTTTTGTCGCAAGAAGGGTTGGCGGATCTTTCAAGTGTTGAATATTCCGAAGCGCGTTTGTATGTGACAACACTTTACGACAAAGGCTTGTCTAGGATGACAATCTCCCGCAAGATATCATCTATACGATCTTTATATAAGTTTTGCAACGCACGATTCGGGATAGATGATAATGCATTCCGTTTGTTGTACCATCCAAAGAAGGAACAGCGGCTTCCGGCTTTTTTTTATGAGGAAGAATTGGCTGCACTATTCTCGGTCGGTGATGGGTGTAGTCCCAAGTCGCTAAGAAACCAGGCATTACTGGAGTTGTTATATGCCACGGGGATCCGGGTAAGTGAACTGGTTGCCATCAGCCTACGGGATATCGATAATGCGTTAGGTATTGTAAAGGTTATGGGGAAAGGGAGCAAAGAAAGATATATCCCTTTTGGTAGTTTTGCGATGGAGGCATTGGAATCCTATCTTGCTGTCGGACGTCCTTCATTGATGAAAAACAAAAACCATCAAAATGTGTTTGTCAATTTGCGTGGTGATCCCATTACAGCTCGTGGTGTTCGACATGTGTTGAACGGCATGATGGAAGAAGCGGCAATTCACCGCAAGATCCATCCTCATATGCTCCGCCATTCTTTTGCAACGCATATGCTGTCGAATGGCGCGGATATGAGGACTGTTCAGGAATTACTCGGGCACAGTCAATTATCTTCAACACAAGTGTATACGCACATCACAAAAGAACACTTGCGGAAAACTTATATGAATACACATCCGCGAGCGTAG